A region from the Azospirillum thermophilum genome encodes:
- a CDS encoding bacteriohemerythrin produces the protein MGAIHWRRQLSVGQPSIDEDHKHLIGYLNELDAALASAKFQPVRVAKILMKLLEYTKEHFAREERIMQMVHYPRYEDHVRQHHEAVKAINDLSLQFSSDPTHHNAERLYKFTADWLVHHIIMQDTQLTPYVRGVWA, from the coding sequence ATGGGTGCCATCCATTGGCGGCGGCAGCTTAGCGTCGGCCAGCCGTCCATCGACGAAGACCACAAGCATCTGATCGGCTATCTGAACGAGCTGGACGCCGCTCTCGCCAGTGCGAAGTTCCAGCCCGTGCGCGTCGCCAAGATCCTGATGAAGCTCCTGGAATACACCAAGGAGCATTTCGCGCGCGAGGAACGGATCATGCAGATGGTCCATTACCCGCGCTATGAGGACCATGTCCGGCAGCATCACGAGGCGGTGAAGGCGATCAACGACCTGTCGCTGCAGTTCTCCAGCGACCCGACGCACCACAACGCCGAGCGGCTCTACAAGTTCACCGCCGACTGGCTGGTCCACCACATCATCATGCAGGACACCCAGCTCACCCCCTATGTGCGCGGGGTGTGGGCGTAG